The following are from one region of the Salvelinus alpinus chromosome 16, SLU_Salpinus.1, whole genome shotgun sequence genome:
- the erich3 gene encoding glutamate-rich protein 3 yields MKLHPEIMSHLYPGLLSAYNSLTDKHLTGYFNNTRIRRHLQRVGLITRSGRIVPDKEYRHNVMQRAHQRHVRECLAQAIFHKVLDMERLHQIEIKRKLEDFARRERVHKIKVERSKRYEEEVIHILSPRPPTGPRVSHAQHSGPEGEHSESSESPGSSRPNTAPGKMQRPVRLKPIHSNSTTASHRHTSPYRPHDSSNETDQPFNCIMDKDSRRHLTGAEFSRGISPYRLPVINNFVTPVPPPTKRKERGSFKGTPNGTFRGRRLRPTTAPSGPGMTEDSTLLRTSVQSKVCVSMVFFGKTVHLSHDLMDMRDEVKVFQQHCGGENLCVYKGRVREGETFQFVSRRHRGFPFSLTFFLNGLQVERLSSCCEFKHRKGSRLGGRHGHFGFSSTEGASPCYRCIIALGLDKKPTPPPKRVKEEIIGTRPLDTGKDTAEVEQEMIGKDSHSQPEPETTQPQDMETEIKEDIPQVEDKPKDDYEEDFEADDEGQAEDKKSVPPSRERDGEDREKDDQSDSEDDDKDEERRSRSRSDSSSSGSDMDDSEAEAKEDQAVNQAADLEEAPPQAEQAKDNPTTIALDPDQPPTEDTTTATESSSPTPPQTTSTGEEDTGTLGYSPGDTTARPTELEVSDTSGLSEKEGKGDDDGSAEAKEEDKESRAKAEGESTQVEAPERAKSVQEKLAEAILKEAQSHSEPELSDTSTETEEDPTEKNQHQDTIGTEPEQAGAFTLERQISTEEVKCEESSLSAQEMTSQSAAEGKEVGTELKKEEEDGAPESEQITEETSGVTEEKEEDPKASPETDDQEETDSKVETKGKEEGEETKGNQEEDEAVDLQADEPAKARDSVTSKEQQEENTTADPDIPPSESEEMKSTKDDESSAPEEPASKTEIETAVTGEAGTEVAESETVEMKAEPIEDSESHSHKEMSITDKDRQGDEEEDTVGGTETEVTADNSNSVSEKSGDTTVCAEKRAGGAEKSEDAPGETEAKLESDTGEAMKEDSLEKEAGQDEVGGETTTEDEVENDFAQIEEGKVKDGEKTGNDKKEEKEETEEVNTGAAKRDEEKVSEGKVDRSEKDGEDNAEEGTQGGENAEGNKAEEEETDDSKKAAEVEDKVECEEKKAGQAEKEDNDGEEIVKEEGKLESGEMVEENKAANVSEHETGEKEGEEVVEENVVDAEEAGELKAEEGENMTTIEVKVEETEIKDNVQESVCDVDEDDESDKESGSAPIVGDSTAARDETRVSRKETEKKDSEVDSENGETAAASEVQSDTAREETESTNQDTQGKNNTGEDKVDEKDMESETKTDDPNKVETEEDPKDQEEANDKCESTKVDQDADTEDKESKAEKSNRDSHAGSHVGDPEPVNTGAESKEEAMSENADKETKNVKEIETSVESQEQSEQNTQSKDRIVDATLESEDRNPDTSTDSLDDGKEKVNDATTEVIVVSEETQAQASEPRAMELEDITETESDLKEKEHKTEDESTEGSSKPSEDGASVVLKPQSETPQKESSASGKEANVLEESVKAEDHAATPETLEKGDNRDLVTNWVNVHQSSKFFETFIEPLDDFTSDNVISESNSDARAIAPKHVTELSRPERPTKTAKTPEPKPDDHYTNASERSAAVGGGGDTIVESTVTELKEAAPSTKDENESNSNNKVEVIQSDRRSTHSRDDAASETGITKYSLEVKEETEVTLFTLSTELEHSSREDTAGPQEEGQSSSEELKGTTGMSEDDKDKDMTMQGETDLTEMSKTDVESIQGSNHSAASGRPENIIENPAETEETKDNSGLDEQQTLEEINALTTSESPENHSESGTTSREPEDTKDTKEPKEQEAAEVTEITELRVISKSENESQEYSQSVQLHSKQLDGSRRGDKEDLQLIDQLSTCSVEDSSLFGHTSYPLLTTAPTDGNY; encoded by the exons ATGAAACTGCATCCCGAAATCATGAGTCACCTATACCCAGG GCTACTCTCAGCCTACAACAGTCTGACAGACAAACACCTTACTGGATACTTCAACAACACCCGGATCAGGAGACATCTCCAGAGAGTTGGCCTG ATCACCAGGAGTGGGCGGATTGTCCCAGACAAAGAGTACAGACACAATGTGATGCAGAGGGCGCACCAGAGGCATGTGAGGGAATGCCTGGCCCAGGCCATCTTCCATAAGGTGCTGGACATGGAG CGTCTCCATCAGATCGAGATCAAGAGGAAGTTGGAGGATTTTGCCCGGAGGGAGAGAGTGCATAAAATCAAG GTGGAACGTTCCAAGAGGTACGAGGAGGAGGTAATCCATATCCTGTCTCCACGGCCGCCCACGGGCCCCAGGGTCTCCCACGCACAGCATTCTGGGCCAGAGGGGGAGCACTCTGAATCCTCGGAATCT ccGGGCTCGTCTCGACCCAACACGGCTCCAGGGAAGATGCAGAGGCCGGTGCGTCTGAAGCCCATCCATAGTAACAGCACCACAgcctcccacagacacacctcCCCCTACAGGCCCCATGACTCCTCCAATGAAACGGACCAGCCTTTCAACTGCATT ATGGACAAAGACTCCAGAAGACATTTGACCGGGGCAGAGTTTTCCCGTGGTATATCCCCCTACCGCCTTCCAGTCATCAACAACTTTGTTACCCCAGTGCCACCTCCGActaagaggaaagagaggggcagTTTTAAGGGTACCCCCAATGGCACTTTCAGGGGACGGAGACTGCGCCCCACCACGGCCCCAAGTGGCCCCGGAATGACGGag GACTCTACCCTCCTGCGGACCTCTGTGCAGAGTAAAGTATGTGTGAGCATGGTGTTCTTTGGAAAGACAGTGCACCTGTCACATGACCTGATGGACATGAGGGATGAGGTGAAGGTGTTCCAGCAGCACTGTGGGGGAGAGAACCTGTGTGTGTACAAGGGCAGAGTCCGGGAGGGAG AGACGTTCCAGTTTGTGTCGCGGCGCCACCGTGGCTTCCCCTTCAGCCTGACGTTCTTTCTCAACGGGCTGCAGGTGGAGCGCCTCAGCTCCTGCTGTGAGTTCAAACACAGGAAGGGCTCCCGGCTAGGCGGCCGCCACGGACATTTTGGATTCTCCAGCACGGAGGGAGCCTCGCCCTGCTACAG GTGTATCATAGCCTTGGGTTTAGACAAGAAGCCCACCCCTCCTCCAAAGAGAGTCAAAGAGGAAATCATAGGCACCCGCCCTCTAGACACTGGGAAGGACACTGCAGAGGTGGAGCAGGAGATGATTGGTAAAGACAGTCACTCTCAACCAGAGCCTGAGACAACTCAGCCACAGGACATGGAGACAGAGATCAAAGAAGACATTCCACAAGTGGAGGACAAACCCAAAGACG ACTATGAAGAGGACTTTGAGGCGGACGACGAGGGGCAGGCTGAGGACAAGAAAAGTGTTCCTCCCTccagagaaagagacggagaggatagagagaaagacgaCCAGTCTGACAGTGAGGATGATGACAAAGATG AAGAGAGAAGGTCAAGGTCAAGGTCAGACTCCAGCTCCTCAGGAAGTGACATGGACGACAGTGAGGCTGAGGCCAAGGAGGACCAAGCAGTCAACCAGGCAGCTGACCTAGAGGAGGCTCCTCCCCAGGCTGAACAGGCAAAAGACAACCCCACCACCATAGCACTTGATCCGGACCAACCACCCACAGAGGATACCACCACAGCCACAGAGAGCAGCTCTCCTACCCCACCCCAGACCACCTCGACTGGGGAGGAAGACACAGGGACCTTGGGGTACAGCCCTGGGGACACCACAGCGAGACCCACAGAGCTTGAGGTGTCAGACACAAGTGGGCTGTCGGAGAAGGAGGGGAAAGGGGATGATGATGGGAGTGCTGAGGCTAAGGAGGAAGACAAGGAGAGTAGGGCTAAGGCGGAGGGTGAGTCTACACAGGTGGAGGCGCCTGAGAGGG CCAAGTCTGTGCAGGAGAAACTAGCAGAGGCCATTTTGAAGGAGGCTCAGAGTCACTCAGAACCAGAGCTGAGTGACACCAGCACTGAGACGGAGGAAGACCCCACTGAGAAAAACCAACATCAGGACACCATTG GTACGGAACCAGAGCAAGCCGGGGCTTTTACTCTGGAGCGTCAGATCAGTACAGAGGAAGTGAAGTGTGAGGAAAGTTCACTCAGTGCACAGGAAATGACCTCACAGAGTGCTGCCGAGGGAAAAGAAGTCGGGACTGAgctgaagaaagaggaggaagatggtGCACCGGAGTCTGAACAGATAACTGAAGAAACCAGTGGTGtgacagaggagaaagaggaggatccaAAAGCCAGTCCAGAGACGGATGATcaagaagagacagacagcaaagTAGAAACAAAGGGGAAAGAAGAGGGTGAAGAAACTAAGGGCAACCAGGAAGAAGATGAGGCTGTGGATCTTCAGGCAGACGAGCCAGCTAAAGCAAGAGATTCTGTAACTAGTAAAGAGCAGCAGGAAGAGAACACCACAGCAGATCCTGACATACCACCTAGTGagtcagaggagatgaaaagcaCTAAAGATGATGAGTCATCTGCACCAGAAGAACCAGCGAGCAAGACTGAGATAGAAACAGCTGTGACGGGTGAGGCAGGGACTGAGGTGGCAGAGAGTGAAACAGTAGAGATGAAAGCAGAGCCCATAGAGGATTCAGAGTCCCATAGCCATAAAGAGATGTCTATAACTGACAAAGACAGgcagggagatgaggaggaggacacGGTTGGAGGCACAGAGACAGAAGTCACAGCAGATAATTCCAACAGCGTGTCAGAGAAAAGTGGAGATACTACTGTCTGTGCTGAAAAGAGAGCAGGGGGAGCTGAGAAGAGTGAGGATGCACCTGGAGAAACCGAAGCCAAACTTGAGAGTGACACAGGTGAGGCTATGAAGGAAGACAGCCTAGAAAAAGAAGCTGGTCAGGATGAAGTTGGAGGAGAAACGACTACAGAGGATGAGGTAGAAAATGATTTTGCCCAAATTGAAGAAGGGAAAGTAAAGGACGGTGAAAAGACTGGAAATGATAAGAAAGAAGAAAAGGAAGAGACTGAGGAAGTAAATACTGGAGCAGctaagagagatgaagagaaagtTAGTGAGGGTAAGGTAGACAGAAGTGAGAAAGATGGGGAGGATAACGCAGAAGAGGGTACACAGGGCGGAGAAAATGCAGAGGGGAATAAGGCAGAGGAGGAAGAAACAGATGACAGCAAGAAGGCAGCAGAAGTAGAAGATAAGGTGGAGTGTGAAGAGAAGAAGGCTGGACAGGCAGAAAAGGAAGACAATGATGGAGAAGAAATTGTAAAAGAAGAGGGCAAGCTAGAAAGTGGGGAAATGGTTGAAGAAAATAAAGCAGCAAATGTATCTGAGCATGaaacaggagagaaagagggagaggaagtagtTGAGGAAAATGTTGTGGATGCAGAGGAAGCCGGTGAACTTAAAGCAGAGGAAGGAGAAAACATGACAACAATTGAGGTCAAAGTTGAAGAGACTGAGATCAAAGACAATGTTCAAGAATCTGTATGTGATGTGGACGAGGATGATGAATCTGATAAAGAGAGTGGCTCAGCTCCAATTGTTGGCGATAGCACTGCGGCCAGAGATGAGACCCGAGTCAGCAGGAAAGAAACAGAGAAAAAGGACAGTGAGGTAGATTCTGAGAATGGAGAGACAGCTGCAGCCTCTGAAGTTCAGAGTGACACCgcaagagaggagacagagtccACAAACCAAGATACTCAAGGCAAAAACAATACAGGAGAGGACAAGGTAGATGAAAAGGACATGGAGTCAGAAACAAAGACAGATGACCCAAACAAGGTGGAGACAGAGGAAGATCCTAAAGACCAGGAAGAGGCAAATGACAAATGTGAAAGTACCAAAGTAGATCAGGATGCAGACACAGAAGACAAAGAATCTAAGGCTGAGAAATCTAACAGagatagccatgctggttcacATGTAGGAGACCCAGAGCCAGTTAACACTGGGGCTGAATCCAAAGAAGAGGCTATGTCAGAGAATGCTGATAAGGAGACTAAGAATGTCAAGGAGATAGAGACATCTGTGGAGTCTCAAGAGCAGTCTGAACAAAATACTCAGTCAAAGGACAGAATTGTAGATGCTACACTTGAGAGTGAAGATAGGAACCCAGATACAAGCACAGATAGCTTGGATGACGGCAAAGAGAAAGTTAATGATGCTACTACAGAGGTGATTGTTGTTTCTGAAGAGACACAAGCTCAAGCTTCAGAACCCAGAGCTATGGAGTTAGAAGATATTACAGAGACTGAATCAGATCTGAAGGAAAAAGAACATAAAACGGAAGACGAATCCACAGAAGGGTCAAGCAAGCCATCTGAAGACGGAGCCAGCGTTGTGCTCAAACCTCAGTCAGAAACACCACAAAAAGAAAGCAGTGCATCAGGTAAAGAAGCTAATGTACTTGAGGAAAGTGTTAAAGCTGAGGACCATGCTGCAACTCCAGAGACTTTGGAGAAAGGAGACAATAGGGATCTTGTAACTAACTGGGTGAATGTACATCAATCCTCAAAGTTCTTCGAGACATTCATAGAGCCCCTAGATGACTTTACTTCTGACAATGTCATCAGTGAGTCTAATTCGGATGCCAGGGCTATAGCGCCAAAACACGTGACCGAACTTTCTAGACCAGAGAGACCTACTAAAACGGCAAAGACACCAGAGCCGAAACCTGACGATCATTATACCAATGCCTCAGAGAGGAGCGCAGCTGTTGGAGGCGGAGGTGACACCATTGTTGAGAGTACAGTAACAGAACTTAAAGAGGCAGCCCCATCAACAAAAGATGAAAATGAGTCAAACAGTAATAACAAGGTGGAAGTGATCCAATCAGATCGCAGGAGTACTCACTCAAGAGACGATGCAGCCAGTGAAACTGGGATAACGAAATACTCTCTTGAGGTGAAAGAAGAAACAGAAGTCACTCTCTTCACACTCTCTACTGAACTTGAACACAGCAGCAGAGAAGACACAGCTGGGCCACAGGAGGAGGGTCAGAGTTCTTCAGAGGAGCTCAAAGGAACAACAGGGATGTCTGAGGATGACAAGGACAAAGATATGACAATGCAGGGAGAAACTGATCTGACAGAAATGTCCAAAACTGACGTTGAAAGTATACAGGGCTCTAACCATTCAGCTGCCAGTGGCAGGCCTGAAAATATCATTGAGAATCCAGCAGAGACTGAAGAAACCAAAGACAATTCTGGGTTGGACGAGCAACAAACATTGGAAGAGATAAACGCCCTGACAACGTCTGAGAGTCCAGAGAATCACTCTGAATCTGGCACAACATCAAGAGAACCAGAAGACACCAAAGATACAAAGGAACCGAAAGAGCAAGAGGCTGCAGAGGTTACAGAAATAACAGAGCTAAGAGTCATTTCGAAATCTGAGAATGAGAGCCAGGAATACTCCCAAAGTGTACAGCTCCATTCCAAACAACTGGATGGAAGCAGGAGGGGAGACAAAGAAGACCTACAGCTGATTGACCAGCTGAGCACCTGCTCAGTGGAAGACTCTTCGCTGTTTGGCCACACCTCATACCCTCTGTTGACAACTGCACCGACTGACGGTAATTATTAG